Proteins encoded within one genomic window of Amycolatopsis nigrescens CSC17Ta-90:
- a CDS encoding sensor histidine kinase produces MTALGRARSVLGGLRPRLILAFVAVGVIGAATAAWASAASAGSSLVEATQHRLAGEIERQVTAIAPNLPYPPDQAALDRLAMTIGGQALVTYGALRSAHGADLDLVPPDLSSATGKADQLLVQRVESDGGPRLVIGTPVMITDLDGQRRPSGVEVYAVRELSEVQQQVDALTANASRTSAMALPVAVLLALLAARGVLRPVRDLRTAARRLGGGDLGARLRPRGSDELAELAETFNETAASLERSVGELARMEADARRFVADVSHELRTPLTTLIAVAEVLEAEAERMPRDAREPAQLAVSETRKLAGLVEDLIEVSRFDAGAATLCPENVELRAGVRGCLRSRGWLDEVELDAPRELDAALDRRRLDVITANLVGNALRHGAPPVVVRLRGDDEWVHLEVVDHGPGLPDAVARHVFDRFYKADTARARSEGSGLGMAITAENVKLHGGTIWAGNADGAGARFAVRLPRWTEAGR; encoded by the coding sequence ATGACAGCGCTGGGCAGAGCACGCTCGGTGCTCGGCGGGTTGCGTCCCCGGCTGATCCTGGCCTTCGTCGCGGTCGGCGTGATCGGCGCGGCCACCGCGGCGTGGGCGAGTGCGGCGTCAGCCGGCAGCTCGCTGGTCGAGGCGACCCAGCACCGGCTCGCCGGCGAGATCGAGCGGCAGGTCACCGCGATCGCACCCAACCTGCCCTATCCGCCCGACCAGGCGGCACTCGACCGGTTGGCGATGACGATCGGCGGACAGGCGCTGGTGACCTACGGCGCCCTGCGGTCGGCCCACGGCGCCGACCTCGACCTCGTGCCGCCCGACCTGAGTTCGGCCACCGGCAAGGCCGACCAGCTGTTGGTGCAGCGGGTCGAGTCGGACGGTGGGCCGAGGTTGGTGATCGGCACGCCGGTGATGATCACTGACCTGGACGGGCAGCGGCGGCCGTCCGGCGTCGAGGTCTACGCGGTCCGCGAGCTGAGCGAGGTGCAGCAGCAGGTCGATGCGCTGACCGCGAACGCGAGCCGCACCAGCGCCATGGCCCTGCCGGTGGCGGTGCTGCTCGCGCTGCTTGCCGCACGGGGCGTCCTGCGGCCGGTACGGGATCTCCGCACCGCGGCGCGGCGGCTTGGCGGCGGTGACCTCGGCGCGCGGCTGCGGCCCCGTGGTTCGGACGAACTCGCCGAGCTCGCCGAGACCTTCAACGAAACGGCGGCCTCGCTGGAGCGGTCGGTTGGCGAGCTGGCCCGGATGGAGGCCGACGCGCGCCGGTTCGTCGCAGACGTGTCGCACGAACTGCGCACGCCGCTGACCACACTGATCGCGGTGGCCGAGGTGCTGGAGGCCGAGGCGGAGCGGATGCCGCGGGACGCGCGGGAGCCGGCCCAGCTCGCCGTGTCCGAGACGCGCAAACTGGCCGGGCTGGTGGAGGACCTGATCGAGGTGTCGAGGTTCGACGCGGGTGCGGCCACGCTGTGCCCGGAGAACGTCGAGCTGCGCGCCGGGGTGCGCGGCTGCCTGCGCTCCCGTGGCTGGCTGGACGAAGTCGAGCTGGACGCACCGCGCGAACTGGACGCCGCACTGGACCGGCGGCGCCTGGACGTGATCACGGCGAACCTGGTCGGCAACGCGCTCCGGCACGGTGCGCCGCCGGTCGTGGTGCGCCTGCGCGGTGACGACGAGTGGGTGCATCTCGAGGTGGTCGACCACGGGCCCGGCCTTCCAGACGCCGTCGCGCGGCACGTGTTCGACCGGTTCTACAAGGCCGACACCGCGCGTGCCCGCTCCGAAGGCAGCGGGCTGGGCATGGCGATCACCGCGGAGAACGTCAAGCTGCACGGCGGAACGATCTGGGCTGGCAACGCCGACGGGGCGGGCGCGCGCTTCGCCGTGCGCCTGCCAAGGTGGACGGAGGCAGGTAGGTGA
- a CDS encoding response regulator transcription factor, whose product MVRILLIEDDQAIRRSLALALGRHGHEVAEAGTGEEGLRALGGMPPDIAVLDLMLPGMDGFEVCRRIRATGNLPIIMLTARGDDLDLVGGLEAGADDYVVKPVQPRVLDARVRAVLRRGIPAEESVRDRHHDLTIDRAALTVAKGERQVSLTPTELRLLLELSRSPGQVFSRQQLLELVWEHHYLGDSRLVDNCVQRLRAKIEDEPSRPVFVQTVRGFGYRFGPV is encoded by the coding sequence GTGGTAAGGATTCTGTTGATCGAGGATGACCAGGCGATTCGCCGCAGCCTCGCACTGGCGCTCGGCCGGCACGGGCACGAAGTAGCTGAGGCCGGCACCGGCGAGGAGGGGCTGCGCGCGCTGGGCGGCATGCCACCCGACATCGCGGTGCTGGACCTGATGTTACCCGGCATGGACGGTTTCGAGGTGTGCAGACGGATCCGCGCGACCGGCAACCTGCCGATCATCATGCTCACCGCTCGCGGCGACGACCTGGACCTCGTCGGCGGGCTGGAGGCCGGCGCGGATGACTACGTCGTCAAGCCAGTCCAGCCGAGGGTGCTCGACGCGCGCGTCCGCGCGGTGCTACGCCGGGGCATTCCGGCCGAGGAGAGTGTCCGCGACCGGCACCACGACCTCACCATCGACCGGGCCGCGCTGACCGTGGCCAAGGGCGAGCGGCAGGTCTCGCTCACCCCGACCGAACTGCGGCTCCTGCTCGAACTTTCCCGTTCACCCGGCCAGGTGTTCAGCCGCCAGCAGTTGCTCGAGCTCGTGTGGGAGCACCACTACCTCGGTGACTCCCGGCTGGTGGACAACTGCGTCCAGCGCCTGCGGGCAAAGATCGAGGATGAGCCGTCCCGACCGGTCTTCGTGCAGACCGTACGCGGTTTCGGTTACCGGTTCGGTCCGGTATGA
- a CDS encoding RNA polymerase sigma-70 factor, which yields MDTTGESGGQRRADGDDHATAGATETFVGHRNLLFTVAYEMLGSAADAEDVLQETWLRWVKVDVAQVHDQRAYLVRITTRQSLNRLRSMKRRREAYVGSWLPEPLLTAPDAAADVELAESVSMALMLVLETLTPTERAVFVLREAFGIGYDDIAAAVDKTPAAVHQIAHRARHHVEARRPRHAVTARQAQAALEAFQRALETRDLQGLLDVLAPDVVAISDGGGIKQANPRPIVGAGKVARFIVGGLTRNDVSLTAEPTAVNAGPALALHVDGELDGVIVMHVEDTRITGLYYVRNPQKLTRIESATPLTLR from the coding sequence ATGGACACCACAGGCGAATCCGGCGGGCAGCGGCGGGCCGACGGCGACGACCACGCCACCGCCGGCGCGACGGAGACGTTCGTCGGGCACCGCAACCTGCTGTTCACCGTCGCCTACGAGATGCTCGGATCAGCGGCCGACGCCGAAGACGTCCTGCAAGAAACCTGGCTGCGATGGGTAAAGGTCGACGTAGCCCAAGTGCACGACCAACGCGCCTACCTGGTGCGGATCACGACCCGGCAGTCGCTCAACCGGCTGCGCTCGATGAAACGCCGCAGGGAGGCGTACGTGGGCTCGTGGCTACCGGAGCCACTGCTCACCGCACCGGACGCGGCCGCCGACGTCGAGCTCGCCGAAAGCGTGTCGATGGCGCTGATGCTCGTCCTCGAGACACTGACCCCGACCGAACGGGCGGTGTTCGTGCTGCGCGAAGCATTCGGAATCGGCTATGACGACATCGCGGCCGCGGTCGACAAGACCCCCGCCGCCGTGCACCAGATCGCCCATCGTGCCCGCCACCACGTCGAAGCCCGCCGCCCGCGCCATGCGGTCACCGCACGGCAGGCCCAAGCGGCTCTCGAAGCCTTCCAGCGGGCGCTCGAGACCCGGGACCTGCAGGGCCTGCTCGACGTGCTCGCCCCCGACGTCGTCGCGATCAGCGACGGTGGCGGTATCAAGCAGGCCAACCCGCGTCCGATCGTCGGCGCCGGCAAGGTGGCCCGGTTCATCGTCGGCGGGCTCACCAGGAACGACGTGTCGCTCACCGCCGAGCCGACCGCGGTCAACGCGGGCCCGGCGCTGGCTCTGCACGTCGACGGTGAACTCGACGGCGTCATCGTGATGCATGTCGAGGACACCCGCATCACCGGCCTCTACTACGTCCGCAACCCGCAGAAACTGACCCGCATCGAATCCGCGACCCCACTCACCCTGCGCTGA